The following proteins come from a genomic window of Achromobacter deleyi:
- a CDS encoding (2Fe-2S)-binding protein: protein MGHSAITPPAAEPIGLTVNGSIVRVAAPPATSLLLVLRNDLALNGPKYGCGLGECGACTVLIDGVAARSCVIPVKAAQGREVTTLEGLGSRERPGPTQRAFIECQAAQCGYCLNGMIMTVEALLRRDPAPSEQALRSELHHNLCRCGTHVEIMQAALRAVQLRADATARPGAPEGADA, encoded by the coding sequence ATGGGACATTCCGCCATCACCCCGCCCGCCGCCGAGCCGATCGGCCTGACGGTCAACGGCAGCATCGTGCGCGTGGCGGCGCCGCCGGCAACGTCGCTGCTGCTGGTGCTGCGCAACGACCTCGCGCTGAACGGGCCGAAATATGGCTGCGGCCTGGGCGAGTGCGGCGCCTGCACGGTGCTGATCGACGGCGTGGCGGCGCGTTCCTGTGTGATTCCGGTGAAGGCGGCGCAAGGGCGCGAGGTCACCACGCTCGAAGGCCTGGGGTCGCGCGAGCGGCCCGGGCCGACGCAACGCGCCTTCATCGAATGCCAGGCGGCCCAGTGCGGCTATTGCCTGAACGGCATGATCATGACGGTCGAGGCGCTGCTGCGCCGCGACCCGGCGCCGTCCGAGCAGGCGCTGCGCAGCGAACTGCATCACAACCTGTGCCGCTGCGGCACCCACGTCGAGATCATGCAGGCGGCGCTGCGCGCGGTGCAATTGCGCGCGGACGCCACGGCGCGGCCGGGCGCACCCGAAGGGGCCGACGCATGA
- a CDS encoding c-type cytochrome has product MSAWLPEAAAFAVEPPSDLLHGLALRPPAAGWDGTRYRGSALDSARLEEGRAQAGVVAVLRREHFVGVVAVTPQHARQALACMAPVWRSEGPPPRDEGPEGSDEDREYLWRPADTASGARVAAWCLDGRLTLWLPPGAGASHALARRELAALMDWPEQAVRVAEWPRGAAEAGQPAHALDLLDAAADAALLSEAVGRPVCVACRPATAATLALREADLAAGPALRSRQPWAVRPSLARLLARPGRAPASGQATVQGDSPVLAPAASHALLHAGVDELNAAQVFAGESLWHERALAAGEDPVRWRLRHLADDRGRELARQVVNQAQAAMSQDALAAGDGLLRGSGFATAQVRCEAEDGSAHMVWSAWVADVAIQPATGRIEVTRVVAGHDSQDLRAAQGATTRLAITRQQPERLADARRLITGPAAFDAWRGATPVSPATGADGLTVAPPATPAPLREGRLDVDGVLTLPAAAAIANAIQDATGVRLRQAPFDAGQLRLALADRRAPAKGALRRGWGWLTAGAAGLATLATALWPLKPALPLTAGPDASLYSTQAIERGRLVAAAGDCVACHTAPGGARNAGGLALETPFGVIYSTNITPDAQTGIGRWSYAAFERAMRQGIHQDGRQLYPAFPYTAYAKLSDADLQALYGYLMSQPAVAATPPRTELGFPFNLRPLLAGWNLLFHDPKPFTPDPSQDAEWNRGAYLVEGVGHCAACHSPRNALGAEKGGLAYLAGGQAEGWNAPALNQLATGERAWSGEELFQYLRTGYSPRHGVAAGPMAPVIHGLAELPASDLKAIVTYLMAVPGQAPARTPSPARATATASAAAAPIATVTAAPVSAAASEAITLRRASGERIYQNACAVCHEAGSGPTLFGVKPLLGQNTNLHAASPDNLIQVILHGIQAPADDALGYMPAFGNSLDDRQIGDLIDYLRARFAPEEEAWPVDTTTIGRLRQHAQPQ; this is encoded by the coding sequence ATGAGCGCGTGGCTGCCCGAGGCCGCGGCGTTCGCCGTCGAGCCGCCGTCCGACCTGCTGCACGGGCTGGCCCTGCGTCCGCCTGCGGCCGGTTGGGATGGCACCCGCTATCGCGGCAGCGCGCTCGACAGCGCGCGCCTGGAGGAAGGGCGGGCCCAGGCGGGCGTGGTGGCCGTGTTGCGGCGGGAACACTTCGTCGGCGTGGTGGCGGTGACGCCGCAGCATGCGCGCCAGGCGCTGGCCTGCATGGCGCCCGTGTGGCGCAGCGAAGGGCCGCCGCCGCGCGACGAAGGCCCCGAGGGTTCGGACGAGGATCGTGAATATCTATGGCGACCGGCCGACACCGCGTCCGGCGCGCGCGTCGCGGCCTGGTGCCTGGATGGCCGCCTGACGCTGTGGCTGCCGCCGGGCGCGGGGGCATCGCATGCCCTGGCGCGGCGCGAACTGGCGGCGTTGATGGACTGGCCCGAGCAGGCGGTGCGCGTGGCCGAATGGCCGCGGGGCGCGGCCGAGGCCGGGCAACCGGCGCACGCGCTCGATCTGCTGGATGCGGCCGCCGATGCCGCGCTGTTGTCCGAGGCGGTGGGCCGGCCGGTGTGCGTGGCCTGCCGGCCTGCGACGGCGGCCACCCTGGCGTTGCGCGAGGCCGACCTGGCCGCCGGCCCGGCGCTGCGTTCGCGCCAGCCCTGGGCCGTGCGGCCCAGCCTGGCGCGCCTGCTGGCGCGGCCCGGCCGCGCGCCGGCCAGTGGCCAGGCCACGGTACAGGGCGACAGCCCGGTGCTGGCGCCGGCGGCGTCGCATGCCTTGCTGCATGCGGGCGTCGATGAATTGAATGCGGCCCAGGTGTTCGCCGGCGAAAGCCTGTGGCACGAACGGGCGCTGGCGGCCGGCGAGGATCCGGTGCGCTGGCGGCTGCGGCACCTGGCCGATGACCGTGGCCGTGAATTGGCGCGGCAGGTGGTGAACCAGGCGCAAGCGGCGATGTCGCAGGACGCGCTGGCGGCCGGCGACGGCCTGCTGCGCGGCAGCGGTTTCGCCACCGCGCAGGTGCGCTGCGAGGCCGAGGACGGCTCGGCGCACATGGTCTGGAGCGCCTGGGTGGCCGACGTGGCGATCCAGCCCGCGACCGGACGGATCGAGGTGACGCGGGTGGTGGCCGGCCACGACAGCCAGGACCTGCGCGCCGCGCAGGGCGCGACCACGCGCCTGGCCATCACGCGCCAGCAACCGGAGCGGCTGGCCGATGCCCGCCGCCTCATTACGGGACCCGCGGCGTTCGACGCGTGGCGCGGCGCCACGCCGGTGTCGCCGGCCACGGGCGCGGACGGGCTGACCGTCGCGCCGCCGGCGACGCCCGCGCCATTGCGGGAAGGGCGGCTCGACGTGGACGGCGTGTTGACGCTGCCCGCCGCCGCCGCCATCGCCAACGCCATCCAGGATGCCACCGGCGTGCGACTGCGGCAGGCGCCGTTCGACGCGGGCCAGCTGCGGCTGGCGCTGGCCGACCGGCGCGCGCCCGCCAAGGGCGCGTTGCGCCGCGGCTGGGGCTGGCTGACGGCCGGCGCGGCCGGGCTGGCGACGCTGGCCACCGCGTTGTGGCCGCTGAAACCGGCGTTGCCGCTGACGGCCGGGCCCGACGCCTCTTTGTATTCGACGCAGGCGATCGAGCGCGGCCGGCTGGTGGCCGCCGCCGGCGACTGCGTGGCCTGCCACACCGCGCCGGGCGGCGCGCGCAACGCCGGCGGCCTGGCGCTGGAGACGCCGTTCGGCGTCATCTATTCCACCAACATCACCCCCGATGCGCAGACCGGCATCGGCCGCTGGTCATACGCGGCGTTCGAACGCGCCATGCGCCAGGGCATCCACCAGGACGGCCGCCAGCTGTATCCGGCGTTTCCTTACACGGCCTACGCCAAGCTCAGCGATGCCGACCTGCAGGCGCTGTACGGCTACCTGATGTCGCAGCCCGCCGTCGCCGCGACGCCGCCGCGCACCGAACTGGGTTTTCCGTTCAATCTGCGGCCGCTGCTGGCCGGCTGGAACCTGCTGTTCCACGACCCCAAGCCGTTCACGCCCGATCCGTCGCAGGACGCCGAATGGAACCGCGGCGCGTATCTGGTGGAAGGCGTGGGCCACTGCGCCGCCTGCCACTCGCCGCGTAACGCGCTGGGCGCGGAGAAGGGCGGCCTGGCCTACCTGGCCGGCGGCCAGGCCGAGGGCTGGAACGCGCCGGCCCTGAACCAGCTGGCCACGGGCGAGCGGGCCTGGTCGGGCGAGGAGCTGTTCCAGTACCTGCGTACGGGTTATTCGCCGCGTCATGGCGTGGCGGCGGGCCCCATGGCGCCCGTAATCCATGGGCTGGCCGAACTGCCGGCCAGCGACCTGAAGGCCATCGTCACCTACCTGATGGCGGTGCCGGGGCAGGCGCCCGCACGGACGCCGTCGCCGGCGCGCGCGACGGCCACGGCAAGCGCCGCCGCCGCGCCCATCGCGACCGTCACCGCCGCTCCCGTGTCCGCCGCCGCCAGCGAAGCGATCACGCTGCGCCGCGCTAGCGGCGAACGCATCTACCAGAACGCCTGTGCCGTCTGCCATGAAGCCGGCAGCGGGCCGACCCTGTTCGGGGTCAAGCCCCTGCTGGGCCAGAACACCAATCTGCACGCCGCATCGCCGGACAACCTGATCCAGGTGATCCTCCATGGCATCCAGGCCCCGGCCGACGATGCCCTGGGCTACATGCCGGCGTTCGGCAACAGCCTGGACGACAGGCAGATCGGCGATTTGATCGACTATTTGCGCGCGCGGTTCGCGCCGGAGGAAGAGGCTTGGCCAGTTGATACGACGACCATAGGCAGGCTGCGCCAGCACGCGCAGCCACAGTAA
- a CDS encoding MFS transporter: MSASFITVEQGIKTAGVGKFQYRLFMIFGLVWLADAMQVLSIGFSAPSIARTFGIPVPEALQTGTAFFVGMLIGAFAFGRLADRIGRRPVLMMAVVIDACAGVASAFAPDFAWLLLLRFVTGIGVGGTLPVDYTMMAEFLPSERRGRWLVLLESFWALGTICLALLALAALSWGDDAWRVIFFVTGLPALIGVALRFYIPESPMYLNRNGKSGQARKVLERVARVNGRPTDIPELKPELHERKPLSALFSSVLRRRSIALCLAWALISIAYYGVFVYLPIKLSSQGFAFMRGQEFLVLLALVQLPGFALSAYGVERWGRKPTLVGFLILSAVGCMLYSFGTSSFLVIGSTLLMSFALLGTWGALYAFTPEVYPTDLRASGMGLAGAVARFGGLFAPAIIAPIMATHFTLALAVLSSMLVAAAFAIRAVDVESRNRALD, translated from the coding sequence ATGTCAGCTTCATTCATCACGGTGGAACAAGGCATCAAGACAGCCGGCGTCGGCAAGTTCCAGTACCGGCTGTTCATGATCTTCGGGCTGGTCTGGCTGGCCGACGCCATGCAGGTGCTGTCGATCGGCTTCAGCGCGCCTTCGATCGCCCGCACCTTCGGCATCCCGGTGCCCGAGGCCCTGCAGACCGGCACCGCGTTCTTCGTCGGCATGCTGATCGGCGCCTTCGCCTTCGGCCGCCTGGCCGACCGCATCGGCCGCCGCCCGGTGCTGATGATGGCGGTGGTCATCGACGCCTGCGCCGGCGTCGCCTCGGCCTTCGCGCCGGACTTCGCCTGGTTGCTGCTGCTGCGCTTCGTCACCGGCATCGGTGTCGGCGGCACGCTGCCGGTGGACTACACCATGATGGCCGAGTTCCTGCCGAGCGAGCGCCGCGGCCGCTGGCTGGTGCTGCTGGAATCGTTCTGGGCCCTGGGCACGATCTGCCTGGCGCTGCTGGCGCTGGCCGCGCTGTCGTGGGGCGATGATGCCTGGCGCGTGATCTTCTTCGTCACCGGCCTGCCGGCGCTGATCGGCGTGGCGCTGCGCTTCTACATCCCCGAGTCGCCGATGTACCTGAACCGCAACGGCAAGTCGGGGCAGGCGCGCAAGGTGCTCGAACGCGTGGCGCGCGTCAATGGACGGCCGACCGACATCCCCGAGCTCAAGCCGGAACTGCATGAGCGCAAGCCGCTGTCGGCGCTGTTCTCGAGCGTGCTGCGCCGCCGCAGCATTGCGTTGTGCCTGGCCTGGGCGCTGATCTCGATCGCCTATTACGGCGTCTTCGTCTACCTGCCGATCAAGCTGAGCAGCCAGGGCTTCGCCTTCATGCGCGGCCAGGAATTCCTGGTGCTGCTGGCGCTGGTGCAATTGCCGGGCTTCGCGCTGTCGGCCTACGGGGTGGAACGCTGGGGCCGCAAGCCCACGCTGGTCGGTTTCCTGATCCTGAGCGCGGTGGGATGCATGCTGTACAGCTTCGGCACGTCGAGCTTCCTGGTGATCGGCTCGACGCTGCTGATGAGCTTCGCGCTGCTGGGCACCTGGGGCGCGCTGTACGCCTTCACGCCAGAGGTCTATCCGACCGACCTGCGCGCCAGCGGCATGGGCCTGGCGGGCGCCGTGGCGCGCTTTGGCGGCCTGTTCGCGCCGGCCATCATCGCGCCCATCATGGCCACGCACTTCACGCTGGCGCTGGCGGTGCTGTCGAGCATGCTGGTGGCCGCGGCCTTCGCCATCCGCGCCGTGGACGTCGAGTCGCGCAACCGCGCGCTGGACTGA
- a CDS encoding MarR family winged helix-turn-helix transcriptional regulator has product MRNVKDKSAPDKDSYLFSDQIGHLLRRVYQRHTALFQQYIPDSQLTAAQFVVLCSVRDNQGSSLADIVKATVIDQATVRGVVDRLKQRELVRVDHDPHDRRKVVINLTPVGQELVRKMEPFALQITESTYGKLNPAERLALEFLLRKMIEGDAAE; this is encoded by the coding sequence ATGCGAAATGTGAAAGACAAGTCCGCCCCCGACAAGGACAGCTATTTGTTCTCCGACCAGATTGGACACCTGCTGCGGCGCGTGTACCAACGGCATACCGCCCTGTTCCAGCAGTACATCCCCGATTCGCAGCTGACCGCCGCGCAGTTCGTCGTGCTGTGCTCGGTGCGCGACAACCAGGGCAGTTCGCTGGCGGATATCGTCAAGGCCACGGTCATAGACCAGGCCACGGTGCGCGGCGTGGTCGACCGGCTCAAGCAGCGCGAGCTGGTGCGGGTCGACCACGACCCGCACGACCGCCGCAAGGTGGTGATCAACCTGACCCCGGTGGGCCAGGAGCTGGTCCGCAAGATGGAGCCCTTCGCGCTGCAGATCACCGAAAGCACCTATGGCAAGCTCAATCCCGCCGAGCGCCTGGCGCTGGAATTCCTGCTGCGCAAGATGATCGAGGGCGACGCCGCGGAGTGA
- a CDS encoding MFS transporter codes for MTSPHHAATATAPWARLAAIAALYVSLGAVLGFVQGGIGPILRGKGHALASMAPVFALYLPFGVTFLWAPLVDRWRLPWLGRRSGWIVAAQGLAVLLVAAIALGGALPLAALFGLGLATTLAVATMDVALDAWTVEHIAAPHRGAASAAKVGGLSLGAVLGGGVLVGLYARLGWEGVLLLLAAVMALATLPAWRLPDPAVPAASRQARPSLRAALRQPAMAGRLLRISLVTCALMALFNLNRLMLVDLGVPLARIGWVLGVAAPLANLAMALALPAASRRCAPRPLLWALLAATVAGALAIVMALRTGNADLAIAASIAISACVSGLYIVMGGLILGWAAGGQAATDYALLYGLGRFVGTLALLGMPALIARTGWPAFYAMAAACATLAVGVFMAALRKT; via the coding sequence ATGACGAGTCCGCATCACGCCGCGACCGCGACCGCGCCCTGGGCGCGCCTGGCCGCCATCGCCGCGCTGTACGTGTCGCTGGGCGCGGTGCTCGGCTTCGTGCAGGGCGGCATCGGCCCGATCCTGCGCGGCAAGGGCCATGCGCTGGCGTCGATGGCGCCCGTGTTCGCGCTGTACCTGCCGTTCGGCGTGACCTTCCTGTGGGCCCCGCTGGTGGACCGCTGGCGCCTGCCCTGGCTGGGCCGGCGCAGCGGCTGGATCGTGGCGGCGCAGGGCCTGGCGGTGCTGCTGGTGGCCGCGATCGCGCTGGGCGGCGCGCTGCCGCTGGCCGCGCTGTTCGGGCTGGGCCTGGCGACGACGCTGGCGGTCGCCACCATGGACGTGGCGCTGGACGCGTGGACGGTCGAGCACATCGCCGCCCCCCACCGCGGCGCGGCGTCGGCGGCCAAGGTGGGCGGCCTGTCGCTGGGCGCGGTGCTGGGCGGCGGCGTGCTGGTGGGGCTATATGCGCGGCTGGGCTGGGAAGGCGTGCTGCTGTTGCTGGCCGCCGTGATGGCGCTGGCGACGCTGCCAGCCTGGCGCCTGCCCGACCCTGCCGTGCCGGCGGCGTCGCGGCAGGCGCGACCGAGCCTGCGCGCGGCCCTGCGCCAGCCGGCCATGGCCGGCCGCCTGCTGCGCATCAGCCTGGTCACGTGCGCGCTGATGGCGCTGTTCAACCTGAACCGGCTGATGCTGGTGGACCTGGGCGTGCCGCTGGCGCGCATCGGCTGGGTGCTGGGGGTGGCGGCGCCGCTGGCCAACCTGGCGATGGCGCTGGCGTTGCCGGCCGCGTCGCGGCGCTGCGCCCCACGGCCCTTGCTATGGGCCCTGCTGGCGGCCACCGTGGCCGGCGCGCTGGCCATCGTCATGGCCCTGCGCACCGGCAACGCCGACCTCGCCATCGCGGCCTCGATCGCGATCAGCGCCTGCGTCAGCGGCCTCTACATCGTCATGGGCGGCCTGATCCTGGGCTGGGCGGCGGGCGGCCAGGCCGCCACCGACTATGCGCTGCTGTATGGCCTGGGCCGCTTCGTCGGCACGCTGGCGCTGCTGGGCATGCCCGCGCTGATCGCCCGCACCGGCTGGCCGGCGTTCTATGCGATGGCCGCCGCCTGCGCCACGCTGGCCGTCGGCGTCTTCATGGCGGCGCTGCGAAAAACCTGA
- a CDS encoding TonB-dependent receptor, with product MSPSPALPRRPRLSRPLLLALSLALAPFSTRAQTPAADAASPTAAASTTPEASATELPAVTVTARRREESAQDVPISMTVLNGEQLRADAAPQAGNAGLARSAPNLAFTDTGGQNSNVFTIRGVGSFAPLSPDDTSVVMYANDVPRSVYGAPPTLLDVNRVEVLRGPQGTLFGRNTQGGAINVIANQPVFDREYTVRGEIGSHGHRLGELIANEALSDTVAARLALRYTTVDGSIPNLASGGKDGWADVGAARATVLWTPGANTVVTVTGSYDQQKAAAPRFVWLQNPRFPQTASDPENKIDWKDGSGSVKVEHEFESFTLTSLTSYLDSRSRQAFDLTDGLVYSAMTGRPASVYNVPYADYADIRFQEQSWQQEFRLSSPETSALGWTVGANYFHSSFRNDTTAKASPAAFNFQTQNGTQANRIKTDSASLFGEASVPLTPRLKALAGLRYTHESKDARYRYAGNGNPAVVANFSQHDTLSDNFVTGRTGLSYDWSDTLMTYATVSRGYVSGGFAGVSVNTPTGKPETPFEASTSWTYELGFKSQWLDRRLDLNGSVFLNEVKRGHLIVFNPSALLFTPASLDYRSKGAELEFAARVHPNVKLIGGAGYTHAELVSVPAGSATGAQSGNRVPNVPRLTANLGVEVEAPARPLGLPGQLTGQVVWQRVGARAADVKESFTLPAYDVVNLRAGWRDGPLEIYGFVYNLFDKQYMVAGQSWGPTVSSVRLGQERLAGVGMSWKF from the coding sequence GTGTCCCCGTCCCCTGCGCTGCCGCGCCGCCCTCGCCTGTCCCGCCCCCTGCTGCTGGCGCTGTCGCTGGCCTTGGCCCCGTTCTCAACGCGGGCGCAAACGCCCGCCGCCGACGCCGCGTCGCCGACCGCCGCCGCCTCGACCACGCCCGAAGCCAGCGCCACCGAGCTGCCGGCCGTCACCGTCACCGCGCGCCGGCGCGAAGAAAGCGCGCAGGACGTGCCCATCAGCATGACCGTGCTGAACGGCGAACAACTACGCGCCGACGCCGCGCCGCAGGCCGGCAACGCCGGACTGGCGCGCTCGGCGCCCAACCTGGCGTTCACCGACACCGGCGGCCAGAACTCCAACGTCTTCACGATCCGCGGCGTGGGCTCGTTCGCGCCGCTGTCGCCGGACGACACCTCGGTGGTGATGTACGCCAACGACGTGCCGCGCTCGGTCTACGGGGCGCCGCCGACGCTGCTGGACGTGAACCGGGTCGAGGTGCTGCGCGGACCGCAAGGCACGCTGTTCGGCCGCAACACCCAGGGCGGCGCCATCAACGTGATCGCCAACCAGCCGGTGTTCGACCGCGAATACACCGTGCGCGGCGAGATCGGCTCGCACGGCCACCGCCTGGGCGAGCTGATCGCCAACGAGGCCCTGTCGGACACCGTGGCCGCCCGCCTGGCGCTGCGCTACACCACCGTGGACGGCTCCATCCCCAACCTGGCTTCGGGCGGCAAAGACGGCTGGGCCGACGTGGGCGCGGCGCGCGCCACGGTGCTGTGGACGCCGGGCGCCAACACCGTGGTGACCGTCACCGGCTCGTACGACCAGCAAAAGGCCGCGGCGCCGCGCTTCGTCTGGCTGCAGAACCCGCGCTTTCCTCAGACCGCGTCCGACCCCGAGAACAAGATCGACTGGAAGGACGGCAGCGGCAGCGTCAAGGTCGAGCACGAGTTCGAAAGCTTCACCCTGACCTCGCTGACCAGCTACCTGGATTCGCGCTCGCGCCAGGCCTTCGACCTGACCGACGGCCTGGTCTATTCGGCCATGACCGGCCGGCCCGCGTCGGTCTACAACGTGCCCTATGCCGACTACGCCGACATCCGCTTCCAGGAGCAGAGCTGGCAGCAGGAATTTCGCCTGAGCTCGCCGGAAACCAGCGCGCTGGGCTGGACCGTGGGCGCCAACTACTTCCATTCCAGCTTCCGCAACGACACCACGGCCAAGGCCTCACCGGCGGCGTTCAACTTCCAGACCCAGAACGGCACCCAGGCCAACCGCATCAAGACCGACAGCGCCTCGCTGTTCGGCGAGGCCAGCGTGCCGCTGACGCCCCGGCTGAAGGCGCTGGCCGGCCTGCGCTATACGCACGAGTCCAAGGACGCCCGCTACCGCTACGCCGGCAACGGCAACCCCGCGGTGGTGGCGAACTTCAGCCAGCACGACACGCTGTCCGACAATTTCGTCACCGGCCGCACCGGTCTGTCGTATGACTGGAGCGACACGCTGATGACCTACGCCACGGTGTCGCGCGGCTATGTCTCGGGTGGCTTTGCCGGCGTCTCCGTCAACACGCCGACCGGCAAGCCGGAAACGCCCTTCGAGGCCTCGACCAGCTGGACCTACGAGCTGGGCTTCAAGTCGCAATGGCTCGACCGCCGCCTGGACCTGAACGGCTCGGTGTTCCTGAACGAGGTCAAGCGCGGCCACCTGATCGTGTTCAACCCGTCAGCCCTGCTGTTCACGCCGGCCTCGCTCGATTACCGCAGCAAGGGCGCCGAACTGGAGTTCGCGGCGCGCGTGCATCCCAACGTCAAACTGATCGGCGGGGCCGGCTATACCCATGCCGAACTGGTCTCGGTGCCCGCCGGCAGCGCCACCGGCGCGCAGTCGGGCAACCGCGTGCCCAACGTGCCGCGGCTGACCGCCAATCTGGGCGTGGAAGTCGAGGCGCCGGCGCGGCCGCTGGGCCTGCCCGGCCAGCTCACCGGCCAGGTCGTCTGGCAGCGCGTCGGCGCGCGCGCGGCCGATGTAAAGGAAAGCTTCACCCTGCCCGCCTACGACGTGGTCAACCTGCGCGCCGGCTGGCGCGACGGACCGCTGGAAATCTACGGCTTCGTCTACAACCTGTTCGACAAGCAATACATGGTGGCGGGCCAGAGCTGGGGACCGACGGTCAGTTCGGTGCGGCTGGGCCAGGAGCGGCTGGCCGGCGTCGGCATGAGCTGGAAGTTCTGA
- a CDS encoding TetR/AcrR family transcriptional regulator — protein sequence MTELRSQYTTPDARDVILESALTLFARLGFDGSTMRLIAQEAKVSPGLIHHHFKDKESLWSKVGECITEDFLAAIEPIARQPVTARTVPDMVGSYLQYWKTHPAALRFQLWRVLGAQEAERRARSERLNQLFVPVFAQAQKAGFVRADIPAGQAMITTGALIQYWLHSQLEVADAIAAGGGAMPDEAAFLDYVLSLVAPH from the coding sequence ATGACAGAGCTGCGCTCGCAATACACGACGCCCGACGCCCGCGACGTGATCCTCGAATCGGCGCTGACGCTGTTCGCCCGCCTGGGTTTCGACGGCTCGACCATGCGGCTGATCGCGCAGGAAGCCAAGGTCTCGCCCGGGCTGATCCACCATCATTTCAAGGACAAGGAAAGCCTCTGGTCCAAGGTGGGGGAATGCATCACCGAGGACTTCCTGGCCGCGATCGAGCCGATCGCGCGCCAGCCCGTCACGGCGCGCACGGTGCCGGACATGGTGGGCAGCTATCTGCAGTATTGGAAGACGCACCCGGCCGCGCTGCGCTTTCAGCTGTGGCGCGTGCTGGGGGCGCAGGAAGCCGAGCGCCGGGCGCGCTCGGAACGCCTGAACCAGCTGTTCGTGCCGGTGTTCGCGCAGGCCCAGAAAGCCGGCTTCGTGCGCGCCGACATCCCGGCGGGGCAGGCCATGATCACCACCGGCGCGCTGATCCAGTACTGGCTGCACAGCCAGCTGGAAGTGGCCGACGCCATCGCGGCGGGCGGCGGCGCCATGCCGGACGAGGCGGCGTTCCTGGATTACGTGCTGAGCCTGGTGGCGCCCCACTAG
- a CDS encoding MFS transporter, which produces MTQRNPSHAVTAAAPGRWLVLAIVSSALLLIVVDMTVLYTALPRLTHELGVTASSKLWIVNIYALVVSGLLLGMGTLGDRLGHKRLFMMGLAVFGAASLAAAYSPNPAALIAARAVLAVGAAMMMPATLSILRLTFADERERAIAIGVWASVASGGAALGPVIGGILLEHFWWGSVFLINLPIVLLALPLARRYIPAGKPDRQRPWDLVGSLQVMVGLILTAYALKELGRAQPSWLDAALACAGGIAMLAVFARRQRARPYPLIDFAIFRNRSFSSAVASALFAAAALLGMELVFSQRLQLVLGMSPIEAALYILPLPLAAFIAGPLAGWLLPRVGSARLLFASLLVSGLGMGGYLFSYDGGLAAQIASLCVLGVGIGATMTAASSTIMQSATPERAGMAASIEEVSYELGGALGVTLMGSILSGVYAHTLDVPAGLPAAGAGAARDSLDEALVVAQGLSAELGDSLAHLARGAFDAGYAAVIATATVMLLGTAALVLVNRLRGNAAASAR; this is translated from the coding sequence ATGACGCAGCGCAATCCTTCTCACGCTGTCACCGCGGCCGCCCCCGGCCGCTGGCTGGTGCTGGCCATCGTGTCCAGCGCCCTATTGCTGATCGTGGTCGACATGACGGTGCTGTACACCGCCCTGCCGCGGCTCACGCACGAGCTGGGCGTGACCGCCTCGTCCAAGCTCTGGATCGTCAACATCTATGCGCTGGTGGTGTCCGGCCTGCTGCTGGGCATGGGCACGCTGGGCGACCGCCTGGGCCACAAGCGCCTGTTCATGATGGGCCTGGCCGTGTTCGGCGCGGCCTCGCTGGCGGCAGCCTATTCACCCAATCCGGCGGCGCTGATCGCGGCGCGCGCGGTGCTGGCGGTGGGCGCGGCCATGATGATGCCGGCGACGCTGTCGATCCTGCGCCTGACATTCGCCGACGAGCGCGAGCGCGCCATCGCCATCGGCGTCTGGGCTTCGGTGGCCTCGGGCGGCGCGGCGCTCGGTCCGGTCATCGGCGGCATCCTGCTGGAGCATTTCTGGTGGGGCTCGGTGTTCCTGATCAACCTGCCGATCGTGCTGCTCGCCCTGCCGCTGGCGCGCCGCTACATCCCCGCCGGCAAGCCGGATCGCCAGCGCCCCTGGGACCTGGTCGGCTCATTGCAGGTGATGGTGGGCCTGATCCTCACCGCCTATGCGCTCAAGGAACTGGGCCGGGCCCAGCCGTCGTGGCTGGACGCCGCGCTGGCGTGCGCCGGCGGCATCGCGATGCTGGCCGTCTTCGCCCGGCGCCAGCGCGCGCGGCCCTATCCGCTGATCGACTTCGCCATCTTCCGCAACCGCAGCTTCAGTTCGGCGGTGGCCTCGGCGCTGTTCGCCGCGGCGGCGCTGCTGGGCATGGAACTGGTGTTCAGCCAGCGCCTGCAACTGGTGCTGGGCATGTCGCCGATCGAGGCCGCGCTCTACATCCTGCCGTTGCCGCTGGCCGCGTTCATCGCCGGCCCGCTGGCCGGCTGGCTGCTGCCGAGAGTGGGCAGCGCGCGCCTGCTGTTCGCCTCGCTGCTGGTGTCCGGCCTGGGCATGGGCGGCTACCTGTTCAGCTACGACGGCGGGCTGGCCGCGCAGATCGCCAGCCTGTGCGTGCTGGGCGTGGGCATCGGCGCCACCATGACGGCCGCGTCCAGCACCATCATGCAGAGTGCCACGCCCGAGCGCGCCGGCATGGCCGCGTCGATCGAGGAAGTGTCGTACGAACTGGGTGGCGCGCTGGGCGTGACGCTGATGGGCTCGATCCTGTCGGGCGTCTACGCGCACACGCTGGACGTGCCGGCGGGCCTGCCCGCGGCCGGCGCCGGCGCGGCGCGCGACAGCCTGGACGAAGCGCTGGTGGTGGCGCAGGGCCTGTCGGCTGAACTGGGCGACTCGCTGGCGCACCTGGCGCGCGGCGCCTTCGACGCGGGCTATGCCGCGGTCATCGCCACCGCCACCGTGATGCTGCTGGGCACCGCGGCGCTGGTGCTGGTGAACCGGCTGCGCGGCAACGCCGCGGCCTCCGCCCGCTGA